From Daucus carota subsp. sativus chromosome 6, DH1 v3.0, whole genome shotgun sequence, the proteins below share one genomic window:
- the LOC108224612 gene encoding putative protease Do-like 14, with product MSYLLRRAPLRLGAMVAVGSGLIYSNNASNYETSVCGVMPVQFRDTLHSSWLVMQDMLPHQYFSSMDPSKYGHFPFLFSRFASAESAPSEDAKKSAPLDGGDGTKPCCGCLGRDTIANAAAKVGPAVVNLSVPRGYQGLTVGKSMGSGFIIDKDGTILTCAHVVVDSQYLSTSSKGKVEVTLQDGRTFEGTVVNADLHSDIAIVKINSKTPLPCAKLGSSRKLRPGEWVVAVGCPLTLQNTITAGIISCVDRKSSDLGIGGMRREYLQVDCAINAGNSGGPLVNIDGEVVGVNIMKVAAADGLAFSVPIDSVTKIVEHFKTKGRVVRPWIGLKMLDLNDMIVAQLKERDPSFPVVSKGVLVPVVVPGSPADRSGFRPGDVVVEFDGIPVQSITQITDILGDKVGKPLKVIVKRSNDISVTLTVIAEEANPDM from the exons ATGTCTTATCTTTTG AGAAGAGCTCCACTTCGTTTGGGGGCTATGGTTGCTGTTGGGTCAGGCCTCATTTACTCTAACAATGCCAGTAATTATG AGACATCTGTGTGCGGTGTGATGCCTGTACAGTTTCGAGATACGTTACATTCGTCATGGCTGGTTATGCAAGATATGCTTCCTCATCAGTATTTTTCATCTATGGACCCTTCAAAATATG GacattttccatttcttttttCAAGATTTGCCTCAGCCGAATCAGCTCCATCTGAGGATGCAAAAAAATCAGCCCCATTAGATGGTGGAGATGGTACAAAACCTTGTTGTGGATGTTTAGGCAGAGATACAATTGCCAATGCTGCTGCAAAGGTTGGTCCTGCTGTAGTAAATTTGTCGGTTCCGCGTG GTTATCAGGGACTTACTGTTGGAAAGAGCATGGGCTCTGGATTTATTATAGACAAAGATGGTACTATTCTGACCTGTGCTCATGTGGTTGTGGATTCTCAGTACTTAAGTACTTCATCAAAAGGCAAG GTTGAGGTGACTTTGCAAGATGGTCGAACTTTTGAGGGTACAGTTGTCAATGCTGATTTGCATTCAGATATTGCTATTGTAAAGATCAATTCAAAAACTCCGCTTCCCTGTGCAAAGCTTGGTTCATCAAGGAAGCTACGCCCTGGGGAGTGGGTAGTAGCTGTAGGCTGTCCCCTTACACTTCAAAACACCATAACTGCGGGTATTATTAG TTGTGTTGATCGTAAGAGCAGTGATCTGGGTATTGGAGGAATGCGAAGAGAATACTTGCAAGTAGATTGTGCAATTAATGCG GGTAATTCTGGTGGACCCCTTGTCAACATTGATGGAGAAGTTGTTGGTGTTAATATAATGAAGGTGGCAGCGGCCGATGGACTAGCATTTTCTGTTCCTATTGATTCTGTAACTAAAATAGTAGAGCACTTCAAAACAAAGGG GAGGGTTGTTCGACCTTGGATTGGCCTGAAAATGCTTGATCTTAATGATATGATTGTTGCTCAACTTAAGGAAAGAGATCCATCGTTTCCTGTTGTGAGTAAAGGTGTTCTAGTACCTGTG GTCGTTCCAGGCTCCCCTGCTGATCGCTCTGGTTTTCGTCCTGgtgatgttgttgttgaatTTGATGGAATTCCAGTTCAGAGCATTACTCAG ATCACGGATATATTGGGTGACAAAGTAGGGAAACCCCTGAAGGTCATCGTAAAACGATCTAATGATATATCAGTGACACTAACAGTGATCGCAGAGGAGGCAAATCCAGATATGTAG
- the LOC108226956 gene encoding mechanosensitive ion channel protein 10-like: MQMGDNFEVVIGTEDSSLQTTGSSNINMFPDMLKHLVCSPAFISILLALCLATSTINILIDTSMLFEWLAFFLFVCCTCVFSRMIVTALVFLTERYFVMRRDKTLYFVFALKTTVVYFFCSCSILSSWILYFKPLMSSFAIRFITSSLATIVIATGMWIFKIVILKVLDCHFHDKNFFRNMQNQIYHEYVLQTMLMKPTREFDESNNSTIGAQLKWIKGAFGNMLLLACTRLHTICDGLDSSNFVDEHQVEYVISMVFKNLTNNTHRDIQETDLLWVMKKEEITEVLQLFEGAGETKSITEASLRKWMVKLSNERKLLVHLLHSTSTVIEELNKVILVNLFSLVALVWYLLMGFGTTRFIVYISSDHLFLLVFIFGNFCKMICDGIMLAIVMHPFDIGDLCIIDNEQVVIEKIGLISTDFLKDNNWKVQCLNSVLLTKFISNLNRSSDLTDDFEILISSSTSSETIAVLKLKIKELLGSNPESWHAEHCFNTIVIDDVNAKYNLVITHARKFQNYKEKKCQRSEFVQNLRAVLLELNIQNFAIQ, translated from the exons ATGCAAATGGGAGATAATTTTGAAGTCGTGATTGGAACTGAGGATTCGTCTTTACAAACAACAGGTTCCAGTAATATTAACATGTTTCCAGATATGCTAAAACATCTGGTATGCTCTCCTGCATTTATATCGATACTGCTAGCACTTTGCTTGGCAACTTCCACAATCAATATACTCATAGACACTTCCATGCTTTTCGAATGGCTTGCATTTTTTCTCTTTGTATGTTGTACTTGTGTTTTTAGTCGCATGATTGTCACTGCTCTCGTTTTTCTCACTGAAAGATATTTCGTGATGAGAAGAGACAAGACCCTGTATTTTGTTTTTGCTTTGAAAACAACTGTGGTGTACTTCTTCTGCTCTTGTTCAATCCTTTCCTCTtggattttatatttcaaaccTCTGATGAGTTCTTTTGCTATTCGTTTTATTACGAGTTCACTTGCTACTATTGTGATTGCCACTGGGATGTGGATATTTAAGATTGTGATATTGAAGGTATTGGACTGTCACTTTCATGACAAGAATTTCTTCCGGAACATGCAAAATCAGATCTATCACGAGTACGTTCTTCAGACGATGTTAATGAAACCTACACGAGAATTTGATGAATCTAATAACAGTACTATAGGTGCTCAACTGAAATGGATCAAAGGAGCATTTGGTAATATGTTGCTTCTCGCGTGTACAAGATTACATACCATCTGCGATGGACTAGACAGCTCTAATTTTGTCGACGAGCATCAAGTTGAATATGTTATCTCCATGGTTTTCaagaatttaacaaataatacgCACAG AGATATACAAGAAACTGACCTTTTATGGGTCATGAAGAAAGAAGAAATAACAGAGGTTCTTCAGTTGTTCGAAGGAGCTGGCGAAACAAAAAGCATCACTGAAGCTTCTTTAAGAAAGTGGATG GTGAAACTTAGCAATGAGCGCAAACTTTTGGTTCATCTGTTGCATAGTACTAGCACTGTCATCGAGGAGTTAAATAAAGTTATCTTGGTAAACTTATTCTCCTTGGTAGCTCTTGTGTGGTATCTTCTGATGGGGTTCGGAACAACCAGATTTATAGTCTATATCTCATCCGACCATCTATTCCTGTTGGTATTTATATTTGGAAATTTCTGCAAAATGATTTGCGATGGAATTATGCTTGCTATTGTGATGCATCCGTTTGACATAGGCGACCTTTGTATCATTGACAACGAGCAG GTGGTCATTGAAAAAATAGGGCTTATCAGTACAGATTTTTTGAAGGATAACAATTGGAAAGTACAGTGTCTGAATTCTGTACTACTCACCAAGTTTATCAGCAATTTAAACCGGAGCTCTGATTTGACTGATGATTTTGAGATTCTTATCAGTAGTTCAACTTCCTCGGAAACTATTGCAGTCCTAAAGCTTAAGATAAAAGA ATTACTAGGAAGTAATCCTGAAAGTTGGCATGCAGAGCACTGTTTTAACACTATAGTCATAGATGATGTGAATGCTAAATATAACCTCGTGATCACTCATGCCAGAAAATTTCAGAACTACAAGGAGAAGAAATGCCAAAGATCTGAGTTCGTTCAAAATCTGAGAGCAGTTTTGTTAGAGCTCAATATTCAGAACTTCGCCATTCAGTAA